A section of the Pristiophorus japonicus isolate sPriJap1 chromosome 4, sPriJap1.hap1, whole genome shotgun sequence genome encodes:
- the LOC139262170 gene encoding ferritin heavy chain, oocyte isoform-like, which translates to MASQVCQNYHQDCEDAVNKQINMELYSSYVYLSMSFYFGRDDVALCHFAEFFKEQSHEEREHAEKLMEFQNRRGGRIIMVDIKKPEQDEWSNGLEAMQRALQMEKNVNQSLLNLHKLSTGSTDPHLCDFLETHYLDEQVKMIKKLGDHITNLKRLGAPENGLGEYLFDKHTLGESD; encoded by the exons atggcttctcaagtgtgtcagaactaccaccaggactgtgaggatgctgtcaacaagcagatcaacatggagctctattcctcctatgtttatctctctatg tccttctactttggccgggatgatgttgccctgtgtcactttgctgagttcttcaaggaacagtcacatgaggaacgtgagcatgctgagaaactgatggaattccagaatcgccGTGGAGGCCGCATCATCATGGTGGACATCAAG aaaccagagcaggatgagtggagcaatggtctggaggccatgcagagagctctgcagatggagaagaatgtgaaccagagtctgctgaatttgcacaaactctccactgggagcactgatcCTCAT ttgtgtgacttcctggagacccactacttggatgaacaagtgaagatgatcaagaagcttggagatcacatcaccaacctgaagagactgggagcccctgagaatggcctgggagagtacctgtttgacaagcacaccctgggggagagtgactaa